The following coding sequences are from one Achromobacter sp. B7 window:
- a CDS encoding PepSY-associated TM helix domain-containing protein, whose protein sequence is MSTTSSRAPARHAGPPLSTRAKRWLYLIHRWAGIVLCLFFAMWFISGVVMMYVGYPKLTPHERLTHLAPLDAATLAVTPAQALAAAGASDSIGLSLAATRAGAPVYLVPGAPRKPPKVVDAATGALLPPADASVAKASAQAWFGGQYAARHQETVDEDVYTHSGSLDVHRPLHRVDMDDPARTRLYVSSATGAVVLDATRNERAWNYAGAWIHWLYPLRGNVLDRWWHDVVVWLSVAGVLVALTGTVVGILRWRFSRPYATGSRSPYRERMMRWHHISGLLFAAITITWIFSGLMSMNPWKLFTSTAAPLAHSAYAGPAAETPLASPRELIAALPAAPRELTWTRAAGQDVALARSSVGAPRVLSATAATPTAFAEADLRESAARLLPDAAIREVQVLHDYDFYYYARDAHAMLGHVEKPLPMWRVVYDNPQATWVYLDPATSQIVGRQDRSNRVSRWLFAFLHSWDWTGLLSRRPVWDVLLIVLSLGGAALSLTGVVIGWRRLGKKLKG, encoded by the coding sequence ATGAGCACCACATCCAGCCGCGCGCCCGCGCGCCACGCCGGGCCGCCACTGTCCACGCGCGCCAAGCGTTGGCTGTACCTGATCCATCGCTGGGCCGGCATTGTGCTGTGCCTGTTCTTCGCCATGTGGTTTATTTCCGGCGTGGTGATGATGTACGTGGGCTACCCCAAGCTGACGCCGCACGAGCGGCTGACGCATCTGGCGCCGCTGGACGCGGCCACGCTTGCCGTCACGCCCGCCCAGGCGCTGGCGGCGGCCGGGGCAAGCGATTCCATCGGCCTGAGCCTGGCCGCCACGCGCGCCGGCGCGCCGGTCTATCTGGTGCCCGGCGCGCCGCGCAAGCCGCCCAAGGTGGTGGATGCGGCCACCGGCGCCCTGCTGCCGCCCGCCGATGCGTCGGTGGCGAAGGCATCGGCGCAGGCATGGTTCGGCGGGCAGTACGCCGCGCGCCATCAGGAAACCGTGGACGAAGACGTCTACACGCATTCGGGTTCGCTGGACGTGCACCGTCCGCTGCATCGGGTGGACATGGACGACCCGGCGCGCACGCGCTTGTACGTGTCGTCGGCCACGGGCGCGGTGGTGCTGGACGCCACGCGCAACGAGCGCGCCTGGAACTACGCGGGCGCGTGGATCCACTGGCTGTATCCGCTGCGCGGCAACGTGCTGGACCGCTGGTGGCATGACGTGGTGGTGTGGCTGTCGGTGGCGGGTGTGCTGGTGGCGCTGACGGGCACGGTGGTGGGCATCCTGCGCTGGCGCTTTTCGCGCCCGTACGCCACGGGCAGCCGTTCGCCCTACCGCGAACGCATGATGCGATGGCATCACATCAGCGGGCTGCTGTTTGCCGCCATCACCATCACATGGATCTTCAGCGGCCTGATGTCGATGAACCCGTGGAAGTTGTTTACCAGCACGGCCGCGCCGCTGGCGCACAGCGCGTACGCCGGCCCCGCCGCCGAGACGCCGCTGGCCTCGCCGCGTGAACTGATTGCCGCGCTGCCTGCCGCCCCGCGCGAACTGACCTGGACGCGCGCCGCCGGCCAGGACGTGGCGTTGGCCCGCAGCAGCGTCGGCGCGCCGCGCGTGCTGTCGGCCACGGCCGCCACGCCCACCGCGTTTGCCGAAGCAGACTTGCGCGAGTCGGCCGCGCGCCTGCTGCCCGACGCGGCGATACGCGAGGTTCAGGTTCTGCACGACTACGATTTCTACTACTACGCGCGAGACGCGCACGCGATGCTGGGCCACGTCGAAAAGCCGCTGCCGATGTGGCGCGTCGTCTACGACAACCCGCAGGCGACCTGGGTGTATCTGGACCCGGCCACCAGCCAGATCGTGGGCCGGCAAGACCGCAGCAATCGCGTCAGCCGCTGGCTGTTCGCCTTCTTGCATAGCTGGGACTGGACCGGCCTGTTGTCGCGCCGGCCGGTGTGGGACGTGCTGCTGATTGTGTTGAGCCTGGGCGGCGCGGCGTTGAGCCTGACCGGCGTGGTAATCGGTTGGCGGCGCTTGGGCAAGAAGCTGAAAGGATGA
- a CDS encoding phosphatase PAP2 family protein, with translation MDFLDSLNHSLFLSINADPASPAWRIHAAMLIANRLILLVPGALAALWLWGGQPQRSLALKVLASIGAALFISYLCGALWPQPRPFVLGLGHAFFPHKATSSFPSNHTIIIATFAFALILDRRWTAWGWLALLGAAVVGTARVYLGVHFPLDIAGGLVLAPIAAAITAAVWNRVGAPLTLATQGIYRKLLALPIARGWFRA, from the coding sequence ATGGATTTCCTGGACAGCCTGAACCATTCCCTGTTTCTTTCGATCAACGCCGACCCGGCTTCGCCCGCCTGGCGCATCCACGCCGCCATGCTGATCGCCAACCGGCTGATCCTGCTGGTGCCCGGCGCGCTGGCCGCGCTGTGGTTGTGGGGCGGGCAGCCGCAACGCAGCCTGGCGCTGAAGGTGCTGGCCAGCATCGGCGCCGCGCTGTTCATCAGCTATCTGTGCGGGGCGCTGTGGCCGCAGCCGCGTCCGTTCGTGCTGGGGCTGGGCCATGCGTTCTTTCCGCACAAGGCGACCTCTTCCTTCCCCAGCAACCACACCATCATCATTGCCACCTTTGCGTTCGCGCTGATCCTGGACCGGCGCTGGACGGCCTGGGGCTGGCTTGCGTTGCTGGGCGCCGCCGTCGTCGGTACGGCGCGCGTCTATCTGGGCGTGCATTTCCCCTTGGACATCGCGGGCGGCCTGGTGCTGGCGCCCATCGCCGCGGCGATTACCGCGGCGGTGTGGAATCGCGTCGGCGCACCGCTGACGCTGGCCACGCAAGGCATTTACCGCAAACTGCTGGCCTTGCCGATTGCACGCGGCTGGTTCCGCGCGTAG
- a CDS encoding TonB-dependent siderophore receptor → MKHTSLYTLLLGVMASAPALSLAAEPAVTTLAPTTIYGAGHVEPAPNGPIDLDIKDSTGSRLGLTLRETPASVTVITREQIEARGSLNTQDIARGIPGVDNASPPGNAGAVSYRGFAGGQVSQLFNGISVQYDAIAGRPVDSWIYDRVEAIGGPSTFLFGAGAVGGAINVVTKLPERDTFYDSQFRLGSFDSRQYSIGLNQQLAGDAGGQGHYLRIDANTGSSHGWVDGNHSRATQVAASLLSDLGADLTQTFAFEYQREQVDRPYWGTPLKTNANGVVQGEGQIMDGTRFKNYNVNDGLYEQSILWARSITEWRAGSNLTLKNTLYHYRAERDFRNLESYRFNAGNSLVLRSGALLQRHEQTLTGNRIEGLYRSTLAGLPSDWSFGADISQNKVTRFPTSINGQVDAVDPYDFSPGDFYDIPGMTRGHKPDRENRIRTFALTVENRTQVLPGVAIVSALRKDFIDLDLTNRRAVTATSPASAQRSYSPLTGRLGVNWEVSPEAALYAQYATAADPPSGLLATASFADVLNNDKLTTGTQAEVGGKFNFWDGRGAATVAVYEIKRKNMATSDPDNPGVSVPVGAQSARGVELAGGLQLTPKLSLQGNVAFVDPRYDDFSQSVGGVPVSRNGNVPTNTPRRLANVWIDYAFVPDWNASVAARYVGRSYADAANTVWAPSYTVFDAALSHRINRNVNATVRVRNLTDKVYAANASPTMFYLGAPRSVELTLQMRF, encoded by the coding sequence ATGAAACACACTTCTCTGTACACCTTGCTGCTGGGCGTCATGGCCAGCGCTCCCGCCCTGTCCCTGGCCGCCGAACCCGCCGTCACGACCCTGGCGCCCACCACCATTTACGGCGCCGGCCATGTTGAGCCGGCGCCCAACGGCCCCATCGACCTGGACATCAAGGACAGCACCGGCAGCCGCCTGGGGCTGACCCTGCGCGAAACGCCGGCCAGCGTCACCGTCATCACGCGCGAGCAGATCGAAGCGCGTGGCTCGCTCAACACGCAGGACATCGCGCGCGGCATTCCGGGCGTGGACAACGCCTCGCCCCCCGGCAATGCCGGCGCGGTCAGCTATCGCGGCTTCGCCGGTGGCCAGGTATCGCAATTGTTCAACGGCATCTCGGTGCAGTACGACGCCATTGCCGGGCGCCCGGTGGACAGCTGGATCTACGATCGCGTCGAAGCCATCGGCGGCCCGTCCACGTTTCTGTTCGGCGCGGGCGCGGTCGGCGGCGCCATCAACGTTGTCACCAAGCTGCCCGAACGCGACACCTTCTACGACAGCCAATTCCGCCTGGGCTCGTTCGACAGCCGCCAATATTCCATCGGCCTGAACCAGCAATTGGCGGGTGACGCCGGCGGCCAGGGCCACTACCTGCGTATCGACGCCAACACCGGCTCCAGCCACGGTTGGGTGGACGGCAACCATAGCCGCGCCACGCAAGTGGCGGCATCGCTGCTGTCGGACCTGGGCGCGGACCTGACCCAGACCTTCGCCTTTGAATACCAGCGCGAACAGGTCGACCGCCCCTACTGGGGCACGCCGCTAAAAACCAACGCCAACGGCGTGGTGCAAGGCGAAGGCCAGATCATGGATGGCACGCGTTTCAAGAACTACAACGTCAACGACGGCCTGTACGAGCAATCCATTCTGTGGGCGCGGTCGATCACCGAATGGCGCGCGGGCTCGAACCTGACGCTGAAGAACACGCTGTACCACTATCGTGCTGAACGCGATTTTCGTAACCTGGAAAGCTATCGCTTCAATGCCGGCAACAGCCTGGTGCTGCGCTCGGGCGCGTTGCTGCAACGGCACGAGCAGACGCTGACCGGCAACCGCATCGAAGGGCTGTACCGCTCGACGCTTGCCGGGCTGCCCAGCGACTGGTCGTTTGGCGCCGACATCAGCCAGAACAAGGTCACGCGCTTTCCAACCAGCATCAACGGCCAGGTCGACGCCGTGGACCCGTACGACTTTTCGCCTGGCGACTTCTACGATATTCCCGGCATGACGCGCGGCCACAAGCCCGATCGCGAGAACCGCATCCGCACCTTTGCCCTGACGGTGGAAAACCGCACGCAGGTGCTGCCCGGCGTGGCCATTGTGTCGGCGCTGCGCAAGGACTTTATCGACCTGGACCTGACCAACCGCCGCGCGGTGACCGCCACGTCGCCCGCCAGCGCGCAGCGCAGCTATTCGCCCTTGACCGGGCGCTTGGGCGTGAACTGGGAAGTCAGCCCCGAAGCCGCGTTGTACGCGCAGTACGCGACGGCGGCGGACCCCCCTTCCGGCTTGCTGGCCACCGCATCCTTCGCCGACGTGCTGAACAACGACAAGCTCACCACCGGCACGCAGGCCGAAGTGGGCGGCAAGTTCAACTTCTGGGACGGGCGCGGCGCGGCCACCGTGGCGGTCTACGAGATCAAGCGCAAGAACATGGCCACGTCCGACCCCGACAACCCCGGCGTCAGCGTGCCGGTGGGCGCGCAGTCCGCGCGCGGCGTGGAACTGGCGGGCGGCCTGCAACTGACGCCCAAGCTGTCCCTGCAAGGCAACGTGGCCTTTGTCGACCCGCGTTACGACGACTTCTCGCAATCCGTGGGTGGCGTGCCGGTATCGCGCAATGGCAACGTGCCGACCAACACGCCACGCCGGTTGGCCAACGTATGGATCGATTACGCCTTCGTGCCCGACTGGAATGCCAGCGTCGCCGCGCGCTACGTGGGCCGTTCCTACGCGGACGCGGCCAACACCGTGTGGGCGCCGTCCTACACCGTGTTCGATGCGGCCCTGTCGCACCGGATCAACCGCAACGTGAACGCCACCGTGCGCGTGCGTAACCTGACCGACAAGGTCTACGCCGCCAACGCCAGCCCGACCATGTTCTACCTGGGCGCGCCGCGTTCGGTGGAACTGACGCTGCAAATGCGGTTCTGA
- a CDS encoding DUF2946 family protein: protein MCFATFLTRPTVWIALAAILWASLAPSLAHALSLSPDGHHIHRIQVDVCAAGADDSATMTLDVVHDGPHDASQDGHAGDGHGDNHHCPLCRNPHADVGILPTPVPVLPVPVRRATTYPPLFFLAANPLHAWSAVQPRAPPAN from the coding sequence ATGTGCTTCGCTACTTTCCTGACCCGCCCCACCGTGTGGATCGCGCTTGCCGCGATCCTGTGGGCGTCGTTGGCGCCGTCGCTAGCCCATGCCCTGAGCCTGTCTCCCGACGGCCATCACATCCATCGCATCCAGGTCGATGTCTGCGCCGCTGGCGCGGATGACAGCGCCACGATGACGCTGGACGTCGTGCACGATGGCCCGCACGACGCCTCGCAAGACGGTCATGCCGGCGACGGCCATGGTGACAACCACCATTGTCCGCTGTGCCGTAACCCCCATGCCGACGTCGGCATCCTGCCCACGCCCGTGCCGGTGCTGCCCGTTCCCGTGCGCCGCGCCACGACCTACCCGCCGCTGTTCTTCCTGGCGGCAAACCCCCTTCATGCCTGGAGCGCGGTTCAGCCGCGCGCACCGCCCGCCAACTAA